One region of Terricaulis silvestris genomic DNA includes:
- a CDS encoding polyhydroxyalkanoate depolymerase — protein MLYSLYELGHLSVTPMRIAALMQSSVLRSPFNPMADTEIGRTAAAAADLFESVTRRYRKPDWNLPTTTVNAVEVAVTPKTAWSAPWCNMIHFERDAEALVAARGERTDPTVLIVAPMSGHYATLLRDTVNAFLGEHEVYVTDWADARTVPMLSGRFDLNDYIDYVMGMVRALGPETHVVAVCQPGPLVLAAVALMADEDDPCTPATMTIMGSPIDARKSPTAPNKLAETRDIEWFKKNMIHSVPAIYPGAFRRVYPGFLQLASFMGMNLSSHVDAHQAYFQNLVKGDGEPAEKHRNFYDEYLAVMDLSEEFYIQTLVEVFQEYTLANGTMMHRGRRVDPGAITKTALLTVEGENDDISGIGQTQAAHDICANIPENMRRDYIQPGVGHYGVFSGRRFRTEIYPRMREFMRSFQSAKSRTPKLRLKVVSE, from the coding sequence ATGCTCTATTCACTATACGAACTCGGCCACCTGTCGGTGACGCCGATGCGCATTGCGGCGCTGATGCAGAGTTCTGTGCTGCGCTCGCCGTTCAATCCGATGGCTGACACCGAGATCGGACGCACGGCCGCGGCCGCGGCGGACCTGTTTGAATCGGTGACGCGACGCTACCGAAAGCCCGACTGGAATTTGCCGACGACGACGGTGAACGCCGTTGAGGTCGCGGTGACGCCGAAGACGGCGTGGTCCGCGCCTTGGTGCAACATGATCCACTTCGAGCGCGATGCTGAGGCTCTGGTGGCGGCGCGCGGCGAGCGCACTGATCCGACCGTGCTGATCGTCGCGCCGATGTCTGGGCACTATGCGACGCTGCTGCGCGACACGGTGAACGCGTTCCTTGGCGAGCACGAAGTGTACGTCACCGATTGGGCCGATGCGCGCACGGTGCCGATGCTGTCGGGCCGTTTCGATCTCAATGACTACATCGATTACGTGATGGGCATGGTGCGGGCCTTGGGTCCGGAGACGCATGTTGTCGCGGTGTGTCAGCCGGGGCCGCTGGTGTTGGCGGCGGTGGCGCTGATGGCGGATGAGGACGATCCGTGCACGCCGGCAACAATGACGATCATGGGCTCGCCGATCGACGCGCGTAAATCGCCGACGGCGCCGAACAAGCTCGCCGAAACGCGCGATATCGAATGGTTCAAGAAGAACATGATCCATTCGGTGCCAGCGATTTATCCGGGCGCGTTCCGCCGGGTCTATCCGGGCTTTCTGCAGTTGGCGTCGTTCATGGGCATGAATTTATCGAGCCACGTCGATGCGCACCAAGCCTACTTTCAGAATTTGGTGAAGGGCGACGGAGAACCCGCCGAGAAGCACCGCAATTTCTACGACGAGTATCTGGCGGTGATGGATCTCTCGGAAGAGTTCTACATCCAGACGCTGGTCGAAGTGTTCCAGGAATACACGCTTGCCAACGGCACGATGATGCATCGCGGCCGCCGCGTTGATCCGGGTGCGATTACGAAGACGGCGCTGCTGACAGTCGAAGGTGAGAACGACGACATTTCCGGCATCGGTCAGACGCAGGCCGCGCACGATATCTGCGCCAACATTCCGGAAAACATGCGCCGCGACTACATCCAGCCGGGTGTCGGCCATTATGGCGTGTTCTCGGGCCGCCGCTTCCGCACGGAAATTTATCCGCGCATGCGTGAGTTCATGCGCAGCTTCCAGAGCGCGAAATCGCGGACGCCGAAGCTGCGGCTGAAGGTCGTGAGCGAGTAG
- a CDS encoding transglycosylase domain-containing protein, whose translation MADENDPTEPEDLPPTEPPAEGGESSVPEERTVADAEPDLPADEHQLFEETTAADTPEPVEASPEREPELASQPYSEPEFFTAAPEEPAPVEETESYPEREAVAEPSEEPAPVGEAGPYEEPAIAARDEEPEAIAEPDAPIAASPVAEPTDLPPHYFRAAGDPDEGEAEAPPSQWGRIKARIEETRRDIWAAIEPGWVKFWGVTNTIGAEIWRRIRGVKRPRNIREAAVWSGYAAGGFVALIIGFFFFVTWGMPSTDDLWEARQGQSITFLDRNGNVILREGAQNAPPVDIASLPPYVAQAFIAIEDRRFYDHFGVDFGGMMRAGAENFRAGRVVQGGSTITQQLAKNLFLTNERSWRRKFQEIAMAIWLETRFTKDEILALYLSRVYFGAGAYGVEAAAERYFDRPARELTLLQSAMIAGLVKAPSRLNPARQDIAAARDRATTVLNEMVSMGFISASESEAALQEELVISRRNPAGVLSYYRDWIDPLLNDVIGQQRDDFIIETTIDIAAQRSAAESIETVLAEQGEERRVSQSAALVMDDTGGVRAMVGGRDYDVSQFNRATQARRQPGSSFKFFIYLAAMENGLTPWSVREDAPITISIEGQPDWTPGNYTNEFNGPVSLNSAFANSFNMVAIRVANEVGGQKVIDVARRLGVRSPLHNYHSLALGAQEMTLLEMTQAYGAMAADGFNVEAHGVTRIRRANSNETMWSWRQENRSRVIEERPMRYMNMMMSRVVQAGTGTRARMTTHQIGGKTGTGNDYRDAWFIGFTPGMVGGVWVGNDNFTETARVTGGSLPADIWARFMPVALRNTPSRPLEMPGEGDYDLGIAAVEMPELTAVGAPIGATIGAEAAPAPPDDQDRSLDFGPEG comes from the coding sequence GTGGCTGACGAAAACGATCCGACCGAGCCGGAGGACCTGCCTCCGACTGAACCGCCTGCCGAAGGCGGCGAATCCAGCGTTCCCGAGGAGCGTACGGTCGCGGACGCTGAGCCGGACCTGCCCGCCGACGAGCATCAGTTGTTCGAGGAAACGACAGCAGCAGACACGCCCGAGCCCGTGGAGGCGTCGCCAGAACGAGAGCCCGAATTAGCGTCTCAGCCCTATTCGGAGCCGGAGTTCTTCACCGCAGCGCCTGAAGAGCCCGCGCCAGTCGAAGAGACGGAGTCGTACCCAGAGCGTGAGGCCGTCGCCGAACCATCTGAAGAGCCTGCGCCTGTCGGAGAGGCCGGGCCCTACGAAGAGCCAGCGATCGCCGCTCGCGACGAAGAACCCGAAGCCATCGCCGAGCCTGACGCGCCTATCGCCGCCTCACCGGTGGCGGAGCCCACCGATCTGCCGCCGCACTATTTCCGCGCCGCCGGCGATCCCGACGAAGGCGAGGCCGAAGCGCCGCCATCGCAATGGGGCCGCATCAAAGCGCGCATCGAAGAAACCCGGCGCGACATCTGGGCCGCCATTGAACCGGGCTGGGTCAAATTCTGGGGCGTCACCAACACGATCGGCGCCGAGATCTGGCGTCGCATCCGCGGCGTCAAACGCCCGCGCAACATCCGCGAAGCCGCGGTGTGGAGCGGCTACGCCGCCGGTGGTTTCGTCGCACTCATCATCGGCTTCTTCTTCTTCGTCACCTGGGGCATGCCTTCGACCGACGATCTCTGGGAAGCACGCCAAGGCCAGTCGATCACCTTCCTCGACCGCAATGGCAACGTGATCTTGCGCGAGGGCGCGCAAAACGCGCCGCCCGTCGATATCGCATCGCTGCCGCCCTACGTCGCCCAAGCCTTCATCGCCATCGAAGACCGCCGCTTCTATGATCACTTCGGCGTCGATTTCGGCGGCATGATGCGCGCCGGCGCCGAGAACTTCCGCGCCGGCCGCGTCGTGCAGGGCGGCTCGACCATCACGCAGCAATTGGCGAAGAACCTCTTCCTCACCAACGAACGCTCCTGGCGGCGCAAATTCCAAGAGATCGCCATGGCGATCTGGCTGGAAACACGCTTCACCAAGGACGAAATCCTCGCGCTCTATCTCAGCCGGGTTTACTTCGGCGCCGGCGCCTACGGCGTCGAAGCCGCCGCCGAACGCTATTTCGACCGCCCCGCGCGCGAACTCACGCTGCTGCAATCAGCAATGATCGCCGGCCTCGTCAAAGCGCCATCGCGTCTCAATCCGGCCCGCCAAGACATCGCCGCCGCGCGCGACCGCGCCACCACTGTGCTCAACGAAATGGTGTCGATGGGCTTCATCAGCGCGTCCGAAAGCGAAGCAGCACTTCAGGAAGAACTCGTCATCAGCCGCCGTAACCCGGCGGGCGTGCTCTCGTACTACCGCGACTGGATCGATCCGCTGCTGAACGACGTCATCGGCCAACAACGCGACGACTTCATCATCGAAACCACCATCGACATCGCCGCCCAGCGCTCCGCCGCTGAATCGATCGAGACCGTTCTCGCCGAGCAAGGCGAAGAGCGCCGCGTCTCGCAATCGGCGGCGCTGGTCATGGACGACACCGGCGGCGTCCGCGCCATGGTCGGCGGCCGCGACTACGATGTCAGCCAGTTCAACCGCGCCACACAAGCGCGCCGCCAGCCCGGCTCGTCCTTCAAGTTCTTCATCTATCTCGCCGCCATGGAAAACGGCTTGACGCCGTGGAGTGTACGCGAAGACGCGCCGATCACGATCTCGATCGAAGGCCAGCCCGATTGGACGCCCGGCAACTACACCAATGAGTTCAACGGACCGGTTTCGCTCAACTCGGCCTTCGCCAACTCGTTCAACATGGTCGCGATCCGCGTCGCCAACGAAGTTGGCGGCCAGAAGGTGATCGACGTGGCGCGTCGCCTCGGCGTCCGCTCGCCGCTGCACAACTACCATTCGCTGGCGCTCGGCGCCCAAGAGATGACGCTCCTCGAAATGACGCAGGCCTACGGCGCCATGGCCGCCGACGGCTTCAACGTCGAAGCCCACGGCGTCACGCGCATCCGCCGCGCCAACTCCAACGAGACCATGTGGAGCTGGCGCCAGGAGAACCGCTCGCGCGTCATCGAAGAGCGCCCAATGCGGTACATGAACATGATGATGAGCCGCGTCGTGCAAGCCGGCACCGGCACGCGCGCGCGCATGACCACGCACCAAATCGGCGGCAAAACCGGCACCGGCAACGACTACCGCGACGCCTGGTTCATCGGCTTCACGCCCGGCATGGTCGGCGGCGTTTGGGTCGGCAACGACAACTTCACCGAAACCGCGCGCGTCACCGGCGGCTCACTGCCCGCCGACATCTGGGCGCGGTTCATGCCCGTCGCGTTGCGCAACACGCCGTCGCGTCCACTCGAAATGCCCGGCGAAGGCGACTACGACCTGGGTATCGCCGCCGTTGAAATGCCCGAGCTCACCGCCGTTGGCGCGCCGATCGGCGCAACCATCGGCGCCGAAGCCGCGCCCGCGCCGCCCGACGATCAGGATCGCTCACTAGATTTTGGACCAGAGGGCTGA
- a CDS encoding GFA family protein, whose amino-acid sequence MTHYRGSCHCGAVQFEIETEITELTMCDCSLCSKKNALMCAVHESGFKLLAGEDKLSLYQWNTGVARHYFCSVCGIYPFHRKRSMPDHYGINVRCLDGFDPTGIPVRAADGKTMSVA is encoded by the coding sequence ATGACGCACTATCGCGGATCCTGCCATTGCGGCGCGGTTCAGTTCGAGATCGAAACTGAAATCACCGAACTCACGATGTGCGATTGCTCGCTATGCAGCAAGAAGAATGCACTGATGTGCGCGGTGCACGAGAGCGGCTTCAAGCTCCTCGCCGGCGAAGACAAGCTCAGCCTCTATCAATGGAACACCGGCGTCGCGCGCCACTATTTCTGCAGCGTCTGCGGCATCTATCCGTTTCACCGCAAACGCTCGATGCCAGATCACTACGGCATCAACGTGCGGTGCCTCGATGGATTTGACCCAACTGGCATTCCGGTGCGCGCGGCGGACGGAAAGACGATGTCCGTCGCCTAA
- a CDS encoding ABC transporter ATP-binding protein, whose translation MLLQVDGLRKTFGRRVAVDGIGFSLDVGEIVGFLGPNGAGKTTTMRMIAGYLEPDEGVAKIFNIDVAQERRRAQERLGYLPEGAPLYGEMTPWTFLRFVAETRGMSREAARHAVRRAAQDARLGETIDQPIETLSKGYRRRVGLASALLHDPLLLILDEPTDGLDPNQRHAVRDLIRKLGEERGLIISTHSLEEVEAVCTRAIVIDQGRIVADKTPEALKEEHGSLERAFQTLTRGEERV comes from the coding sequence ATGCTGCTGCAGGTCGACGGCTTGCGCAAAACGTTCGGTCGGCGCGTTGCCGTGGACGGCATCGGGTTTTCGCTCGATGTTGGGGAAATCGTAGGATTTCTCGGCCCAAACGGGGCCGGCAAGACCACGACGATGCGGATGATCGCCGGGTATCTCGAGCCGGACGAGGGCGTCGCCAAGATTTTCAACATCGACGTCGCCCAGGAACGCCGTCGTGCGCAGGAGCGGCTGGGCTATTTGCCGGAAGGCGCGCCGCTTTATGGCGAAATGACACCGTGGACATTCCTGCGTTTCGTGGCCGAGACGCGAGGCATGTCCCGTGAAGCTGCGCGGCACGCGGTGCGGCGGGCGGCGCAGGATGCGCGTTTGGGTGAAACGATCGACCAGCCGATTGAGACACTCTCCAAGGGCTACCGTCGGCGCGTGGGGCTGGCGTCGGCGCTGCTGCACGATCCGTTGCTGCTGATCTTGGACGAGCCCACGGACGGCCTCGATCCGAACCAGCGCCACGCGGTGCGCGATCTGATCCGTAAGCTGGGCGAAGAGCGCGGGCTCATCATTTCCACGCACTCGCTTGAGGAAGTGGAAGCGGTGTGCACGCGCGCTATCGTGATCGATCAGGGGCGGATCGTGGCGGACAAAACACCGGAAGCGCTTAAGGAAGAGCACGGCTCGCTGGAGCGCGCCTTCCAGA
- a CDS encoding Bax inhibitor-1/YccA family protein yields MSDYHSQTGSIPIGREEAALDPGLRKFMLGVYVKMALGLIWSAGLAFAVGTIPQITYAVLTPPVVYIVQWGPVAILLGSNFFMRNASPMASGILYWTVVTLMGLGLGFWVAVAAQATSVSTVGGQTLTVTFATMAKAFLITAGAFGALSLFGYTTKRNLSGLHSMVIMSAWGLFAIGLLSFFFRSEMFELILQAATLVLFSVLVATQTNQLRESYYYLANDQRGQAVMTNFGALNLYIAFVAIFQTLLSFMSRD; encoded by the coding sequence ATGAGCGACTACCACTCTCAAACGGGCTCAATCCCGATTGGGCGCGAAGAGGCGGCGCTGGACCCGGGGCTCCGGAAGTTCATGCTCGGCGTGTACGTCAAAATGGCGCTCGGCTTGATTTGGTCGGCGGGCTTGGCGTTCGCCGTCGGTACGATCCCGCAAATCACATACGCGGTGCTGACGCCGCCGGTGGTCTACATCGTCCAGTGGGGTCCGGTTGCGATCCTGTTGGGCTCCAACTTCTTTATGCGCAATGCGTCGCCAATGGCGTCCGGCATCCTTTATTGGACAGTCGTTACGCTGATGGGCTTGGGGCTTGGCTTCTGGGTCGCGGTCGCCGCGCAAGCCACAAGCGTGTCCACGGTTGGCGGACAGACGCTAACAGTCACGTTCGCAACGATGGCGAAAGCGTTCTTGATCACAGCCGGCGCGTTCGGTGCGCTCTCACTGTTTGGCTACACCACGAAGCGCAATCTGAGCGGCTTGCACTCAATGGTGATCATGTCGGCTTGGGGCTTGTTCGCGATCGGCCTGCTGAGCTTCTTCTTCAGGTCCGAGATGTTCGAGCTGATCCTGCAGGCAGCAACCCTTGTGCTGTTCTCGGTGCTGGTGGCGACGCAAACCAACCAGCTGCGCGAAAGCTATTATTATCTGGCGAACGATCAGCGCGGTCAGGCCGTGATGACCAATTTTGGCGCGTTGAACTTGTACATCGCGTTCGTCGCTATCTTCCAAACGCTGCTGAGCTTTATGAGCCGCGACTAA
- a CDS encoding SCO family protein: MGEPETPRRNLTAAVVPALAAAALAAVGAMLLVGQNGAERAKQASVPRDCIIENADGVGGAIDLVDANGSRVTQADFAGEPAVIYFGFTHCPDICPTSMYAVAEALAQPGGYDVQPILITVDPERDTPARMGEYVRTQGFPEGLSGLSGTPAQIDAAASEFQVFHSRVPIEGAAADVYNVDHSSLLYVVDANWRTVSIMQTMNREDPMNPRSPLVPASPQAIAACIAAGLERAA; this comes from the coding sequence ATGGGCGAACCTGAAACTCCGCGGCGCAATTTGACCGCCGCCGTGGTGCCAGCGCTGGCGGCTGCCGCGCTCGCGGCGGTTGGCGCGATGCTGCTGGTTGGCCAAAACGGCGCCGAGCGCGCCAAGCAGGCGTCCGTGCCACGCGACTGTATTATCGAGAACGCTGACGGTGTGGGCGGGGCGATCGATCTGGTGGATGCCAATGGGTCGCGTGTGACGCAGGCGGATTTCGCGGGCGAGCCGGCTGTCATCTATTTTGGCTTCACGCACTGCCCGGATATTTGCCCGACCAGCATGTACGCCGTCGCTGAAGCGTTGGCGCAGCCGGGCGGTTACGACGTGCAGCCGATCCTGATCACGGTCGATCCCGAGCGCGATACCCCGGCGCGCATGGGCGAGTACGTGCGGACGCAGGGCTTTCCGGAGGGCTTGTCAGGCTTGAGCGGCACGCCTGCTCAGATTGATGCGGCGGCGTCTGAGTTCCAGGTGTTTCACTCGCGCGTGCCGATCGAGGGCGCGGCGGCGGACGTCTACAATGTGGATCACTCGTCGCTGCTCTACGTGGTCGACGCGAACTGGCGGACGGTCTCCATCATGCAGACCATGAACCGGGAAGATCCGATGAATCCGCGCAGTCCATTGGTCCCGGCGTCGCCGCAGGCGATCGCGGCGTGCATCGCGGCGGGGCTGGAGCGGGCGGCCTGA
- a CDS encoding DUF6607 family protein, protein MHVSLTRRASMLAMAGAGVVAAAPALAQTTRRLPAAVERDRQSILAMAGDYHVRFNFNETVPFVSDYTPLEPKTSGGYESVRVIEDTGTFIQLQHMLVAEHEGQTFVIKHWRQDWTYQPRNVLVYERRNYWTLANVSSADRRGAWSQTVWQTDDSPRYGGVGRWNYDNGRTIWTSGPTLRPLARRDAIRNPVYNRYNSINRHALTPNGWVHEQDNEKIGDRNGQLVAIVHEDGVNTYERFTEYPVAAADSYWTDTREYWAGVRGMWDAAIARRRGVWVEEEAQNGAITGPALMGLADRIHSDEIETTPALAEAQTAIATATSAA, encoded by the coding sequence ATGCACGTATCTCTCACCCGCCGGGCTTCGATGCTGGCGATGGCTGGCGCTGGTGTTGTGGCCGCCGCCCCCGCGCTTGCGCAGACCACGCGGCGTTTGCCGGCGGCGGTGGAGCGCGATCGCCAATCCATTTTGGCGATGGCGGGCGATTATCATGTGCGGTTCAACTTCAACGAAACGGTGCCGTTCGTGAGCGACTACACGCCGCTCGAGCCGAAGACGAGCGGCGGCTATGAAAGCGTGCGCGTGATTGAGGACACCGGCACGTTCATCCAACTGCAGCACATGCTGGTGGCCGAACACGAAGGCCAAACCTTCGTGATCAAGCACTGGCGACAGGACTGGACCTACCAGCCGCGCAATGTGCTGGTGTATGAGCGGCGCAATTATTGGACGCTGGCGAATGTGAGCAGCGCCGATCGTCGTGGTGCGTGGTCGCAGACGGTTTGGCAAACGGATGACTCGCCGCGTTATGGCGGTGTTGGCCGCTGGAATTACGACAATGGCCGCACGATCTGGACCAGCGGTCCGACGCTGCGTCCGCTGGCGCGCCGCGATGCGATCCGCAATCCGGTTTACAATCGCTACAACTCGATCAACCGCCATGCGCTGACGCCGAATGGCTGGGTGCATGAGCAGGACAACGAGAAGATCGGTGATCGCAACGGCCAGCTGGTGGCGATCGTGCATGAGGACGGCGTCAACACCTATGAACGCTTCACTGAATATCCTGTGGCGGCGGCGGATTCGTACTGGACCGACACGCGCGAGTACTGGGCGGGCGTGCGCGGCATGTGGGACGCGGCGATCGCGCGCCGCCGTGGCGTGTGGGTCGAGGAAGAAGCGCAGAACGGCGCGATTACCGGCCCGGCGCTGATGGGCTTGGCCGACCGCATCCACAGCGACGAAATCGAAACGACGCCGGCGCTCGCCGAAGCGCAAACCGCGATCGCGACGGCGACAAGCGCGGCTTAA
- a CDS encoding phosphodiester glycosidase family protein, with amino-acid sequence MKLSRLALAAIAAGCIAAGVAVFSVSRGADREPDPCVTREFEGSRFIVCTYDATRDELRLTSQDADGNYIRSFEALAAHLGRDASRVRFAMNAGMYNDAGAPIGLYISEGEQERALSRTDGPGNFHMKPNGVFWQGENGAVHVAATDDYAAEPRAARFATQSGPMLVIDGALHPQFQHDGPSRYLRNGVGVRDEHTAFFVISSGVVSFGHFARFFRDELNCDNALFLDGSVSSLWSPQMDRRDESTDLGPMVVVLGR; translated from the coding sequence ATGAAGCTTTCGCGACTTGCCCTCGCCGCCATTGCCGCAGGTTGCATTGCCGCTGGCGTTGCAGTGTTTTCGGTATCGCGCGGCGCCGACCGCGAACCTGACCCGTGTGTCACACGCGAGTTCGAAGGTTCGCGCTTCATCGTCTGCACCTACGACGCAACGCGCGACGAACTGCGCCTCACTTCACAGGATGCTGACGGCAACTACATCCGCAGCTTCGAAGCCCTCGCCGCCCACCTCGGCCGCGACGCAAGCCGCGTGCGCTTCGCCATGAACGCTGGAATGTATAACGACGCCGGCGCACCAATCGGCCTCTACATCAGCGAAGGGGAGCAGGAGCGTGCGCTAAGCCGCACCGACGGCCCGGGCAACTTTCACATGAAGCCCAACGGCGTGTTCTGGCAGGGCGAAAACGGCGCCGTGCACGTCGCCGCCACGGACGACTATGCTGCCGAACCCCGCGCCGCTCGCTTCGCCACGCAATCCGGCCCCATGCTCGTCATCGACGGCGCGCTGCATCCGCAATTCCAGCACGACGGCCCCTCACGCTATCTCCGCAACGGCGTCGGCGTCCGCGACGAACACACCGCATTCTTCGTCATAAGCTCCGGCGTCGTCTCCTTCGGCCACTTCGCCCGCTTCTTCCGCGACGAACTCAATTGCGATAACGCGCTGTTCCTGGATGGCTCCGTGTCCAGCCTATGGTCGCCACAGATGGATCGCCGCGACGAAAGCACCGATCTCGGGCCGATGGTGGTGGTGCTGGGCCGCTAA
- a CDS encoding M48 family metallopeptidase — protein sequence MRFLRMRFDSKPKAETPTQTEIETIDGRRMSVKLIVNPRARHVSVRIDPTRRQAIATAPTKRHLKHAAQFAAERAGWIAQELSRLPKGVTLAPGSFVCFRGVEHELVLERGRGHARIEPDLIPRIVVPCPDPALFESRLLRFFKDQAREELIDRVATHSVTLGVKPVKIQVKELRSRWGSCSVDGVLSFSWRVILAPPFVLDYLAAHEVAHLREMNHSRRFWAQVKRCIADYERGRDWLHEHGCALHAVGLAR from the coding sequence ATGAGATTCTTGCGTATGCGCTTCGATTCGAAACCGAAGGCCGAGACGCCAACTCAAACCGAGATCGAAACGATCGACGGTCGCCGCATGTCGGTGAAGTTGATAGTGAACCCGCGCGCGCGGCATGTCTCTGTGCGGATCGATCCGACGCGCCGGCAAGCGATCGCGACGGCGCCGACGAAGCGGCATCTGAAACACGCGGCGCAATTTGCGGCCGAACGCGCGGGTTGGATCGCGCAGGAATTGTCGCGGCTGCCGAAGGGCGTGACGCTGGCGCCGGGGTCGTTCGTGTGTTTCCGCGGTGTGGAGCACGAATTGGTGTTGGAGCGCGGGCGTGGGCATGCGCGGATTGAGCCGGACTTGATCCCGCGCATCGTGGTGCCGTGCCCTGACCCGGCTTTGTTTGAATCGCGGCTGCTGCGCTTCTTCAAGGATCAGGCGCGCGAAGAGCTGATCGATCGTGTCGCAACGCATTCGGTGACGCTGGGCGTGAAGCCGGTGAAGATCCAGGTGAAGGAATTGCGTTCGCGCTGGGGTTCTTGCTCCGTCGATGGCGTGCTCTCGTTTTCGTGGCGTGTGATTTTGGCGCCGCCGTTCGTGCTGGATTATCTCGCCGCGCACGAAGTGGCGCACTTGCGCGAGATGAACCACTCGCGCCGGTTCTGGGCGCAGGTGAAGCGCTGCATCGCTGACTACGAGCGCGGGCGGGATTGGCTGCATGAGCATGGTTGCGCGCTGCATGCGGTGGGGTTGGCGCGGTAA
- a CDS encoding DUF2794 domain-containing protein — MSGRTVFFERLELDRLLRFYGRMVAAGEWRDYALDALPDRALFSVYRRTSEAPLYQIEKRPDEARKQGAYSVKAIDGRVLRRGHDLARVIAVLEPKRMQVVGD; from the coding sequence ATGAGCGGACGCACCGTTTTTTTCGAGCGTCTGGAATTGGATCGCCTGTTACGTTTCTACGGCCGCATGGTCGCCGCTGGCGAGTGGCGCGACTATGCACTTGATGCTCTACCGGACCGCGCATTGTTCAGCGTCTATCGCCGCACCAGCGAAGCACCGCTCTACCAAATCGAGAAACGCCCCGACGAAGCGCGCAAGCAAGGCGCCTACAGCGTGAAGGCTATCGACGGCAGGGTCTTGCGGCGCGGTCACGATCTCGCGCGCGTGATCGCCGTACTCGAGCCCAAGCGCATGCAAGTGGTTGGCGACTAG